Proteins encoded by one window of Emticicia oligotrophica DSM 17448:
- a CDS encoding response regulator, producing the protein MKRVLIAEDSSVIQNLAKKILEFQNFEITAVKNGEQVMQLLDKEDFDILLLDINMPIMDGMECVKAIRQLSDSKKSQLPVVAITGNAKNYTDTDFKEAGFNDALMKPLNFDRLVDVVKGLTE; encoded by the coding sequence ATGAAACGAGTATTAATTGCCGAAGACAGCTCAGTGATTCAAAACTTAGCCAAAAAGATTTTGGAATTTCAAAACTTTGAAATTACTGCCGTGAAAAATGGCGAACAAGTGATGCAATTGCTCGATAAAGAAGATTTTGACATCTTATTGCTAGACATCAATATGCCTATTATGGATGGTATGGAATGTGTAAAGGCTATTCGTCAGCTCAGTGACTCTAAAAAATCTCAACTTCCAGTTGTGGCTATCACTGGCAATGCAAAAAACTATACAGATACTGATTTCAAAGAGGCAGGTTTTAATGATGCTTTAATGAAACCTTTGAATTTCGATAGATTAGTTGATGTTGTTAAAGGACTTACTGAGTAA